CTTGAAAATAATGCAAGTTTGAGACCTTTTGGATTTTGCGCCATGATCTTCCTTGTGTTACAAATATGTCATTCATATTTGGAACAAGAATATTGTGACTATCACAAAACAGTGAAACTTCATTGAGCAAAGAGGACCAGCCATCATCTCTTATACTTTGCAATTGTTGTTTGGACACTTTAACCAATGTCGTAGCATTTATAATGTCTTGATCACTTCTTTGTAGAGCTTGAGACGACTCATTAGTAACTCCTAATATACTTTTCATCAAATGTAAATTgaatacaaattcaaaagattgaATATGATTCAATAATTGACATGCTTCGGCTCTTTGTTCAGGATTATTTCCATCTTCCTCAATGACTTCAAGAACTTCTACCAcggaagaaaaaatagaaatcaaGCTAAGTATTATACTATAATGTGAGCCCCATCGAGTATCATCTACCCTTTTCAATGTTATTTGTTGATTTAAGCCACGCCCACTAGAAACATCTCCATTTTGTAATGCAACAATTGTCTTTTGCATTTGACTTTCACGAAGCATGTCTTTACGTATACAAGAAGCTCCAACAATATTACTCAAACTAGCAAGCAAATTAAAAAGTAGTGCAATTTCGACCTGTTTCTTTGCAACAACCACAAGTGCTAATTGAAGTTGGTGAGCAaaacaataaacataaaaagcaCAAGCATTTTCTTTCAAGATCAAATTTTTTAAGCCATTAAATTCTCCCTGTATATTACTATATTACTAGCTCCATCGTAACCTTATCCACGCATTCTTGCTAAGCTTAAATTATGCTTTGCTAATAAAAATTCCAAAGCTACTTTTAACGACAACGCATTTGTGTTAGAAACATCGACAAGGCTAAGAAATCGCTCCATTACAATCCCTTCTTAGTTCACATACCGCAAACAAATAGCCATTTTCTCTTTAACAAAAATGTCTTGAGCTTCATCAACTAAAACAGCAAATAAATCATCTccaagatcatcaataataactTTAGTAGTTTCACTTGCAGCAGCTTTAACaatatctttttgaattttagGTGCTACTAGTTTAAGGTTTGCACGAGCATTTTTGAAAACACGATCAATCTCTGTATTATGTTGAGCAAGAAAGTCAAGAAGCTCCAAAAAATTACCTTGATTGTTTGAATTGTGCGATTCATCATCACCACGAAAAGCCAATCCTTGTCGCAATAAGAACCTAATGTACTCAATTGTTGTTGTTAAGTGAGTTCAGTAATCTCTTTTATCTTGGTTGAATATTCTTGAAAAACAACATCAACATGTTGCTTTTGCTTAATGAGTACTTCGCATTTTCTTCGAGCTTGATTATGAGCACTATCATGATTTCCAACATGTGTTTGTAATTGCTCTTTCTTTTTCCAATTTGAAAAGCCATCTTTTACAAAAGCATGACCACTCGCACCATCAGGTTTCATAAGATAGCAATAGAGACAAAATACAGTATCTTTTGAACTACTATATTCCAACCAATTGCCAAATTCATCAAACCAATCAGCATTAAATTTACGCAGAGAAGTCCCAAAATATGTTTGTGAAAAATCATCTTCTCTTGGTTGACAAGGACCTTTTTGTAAATAAGCTCGTCTAACTTCATCTCTGTTATTTggatcataatttaaaattttgggtCGTTGTCCAAGATTAGCTACCAAACTTTCCACACTGAATTCTAAgaactttttttattagaagAGACTAATGGAGTGACTTCAGATTCTAGTGGTagctttcttttaaaatatttttccatTACTATttctaaaaatgaaaaatatatattctaaatttgTAAATTGATCAAttcactttaaaaatttatatgtaacATAATTACCTATAATAGAATAGAACGAAAgatatacaaataaataataaggatcactaaattgagaataaaataaaatatataaattcatgaagagaataaaaaaatatattaatacctaaactataattgtttaaattaaaatttgtaattgaaaatatcaaaaagagaaacaatgaaaattgaaagatACATAGAGTCATAGAAAgctatataaaacaaaatagagaatttaaaatttaccttTTGATGAAGAGAAGATGACCACTAGACaaggaatagaaaaagaaggttgaaaatatgaaactaaaaaaaagggTTTAAGAGAATAAATGAGTGACGGCTGAAATTTGAGAATGGAAGAAGACTAAATTTGATTAGGTTAACTTATAGTCAAAATGATAGAAAGTTAAAATGGGTTTGGGGCTTTTAATTATTGGGCTTAGTTTATTTGTAATGgggtcatttaaaatttaaaatgggagcatattatatatgtataatttttcttgtttaaaaaataaaatgagagtGGAGGCAAGTGCCCTCCGAGTACTAAGTGTAGGTCCATGCCTGACTGTATAGGCTAGGGGTTTGATTGTAGTTCTGGCTGAGACTCTGACGAAAGCTCCAACTGAGCTGGGGATGGATGGTAAGGACCCTCAGGTTGCAACTTAGCAAGAGCCAACTCATACGGTGAATTCGAGTTTAAGGAAAGAGTAAGaagtgaaagaaagaaaggttgGTCGTATAGGGTATAcattgatacgtaaaaattagatttcacgtataaccggcaagtataccgggtcgtatcaagtaataaaactcacaaagagtgaggtcgatcccacggagattggtagattaagcaactttagttaaatggtagatttagtcaagcaaacatagttttgatttcatgagcattttgatttttgaacgtaattgcaagaatttaaatggcaaagaatgtaaagaactaaaagagagaaataaagtgaaagtaaataacggaaacttaaattgcaagaaacttaaatgacatcaaaggtaaattgcaagaaaatagagtgctgaattctaaagagcaaaagagtaaatagcaagaaatgaagaaacagaatgtaaatgacaagaataataaattgcaagagtGTAGAAGGGAATTGGGCAATGGGTATCCAAACACTAAgagcaaaagaaatgagaattaatgatagagaggatcattagggatcagagatgctagttttcatgaattgatgttagtcaaatcccttctcaatcatgggtatagatccatggcaagtgggtagttgaatcccaatctcttggtgattcaacttctctcaacataaccaattgccactctcgtgatctaattgttcatgagaagagatgaagctcaaatctaatccagccacacaactcccataatctcaaccaaggagagttacatctcacatactaaccaaggtgtattgattaaagaaatcatgaaaggatgaactctaaactgaattatgtggctcattcctcaaattcaccacaNNNNNNNNNNNNNNNNNNNNNNNNNNNNNNNNNNNNNNNNNNNNNNNNNNNNNNNNNNNNNNNNNNNNNNNNNNNNNNNNNNNNNNNNNNNNNNNNNNNNNNNNNNNNNNNNNNNNNNNNNNNNNNNNNNNNNNNNNNNNNNNNNNNNNNNNNNNNNNNNNNNNNNNNNNNNNNNNNNNNNNNNNNNNNNNNNNNNNNNNNNNNNNNNNNNNNNNNNNNNNNNNNNNNNNNNNNNNNNNNNNNNNNNNNNNNNNNNNNNNNNNNNNNNNNNNNNNNNNNNNNNNNNNNNNNNNNNNNNNNNNNNNNNNNNNNNNNNNNNNNNNNNNNNNNNNNNNNNNNNNNNNNNNNNNNNNNNNNNNNNNNNNNNNNNNNNNNNNNNNNNNNNNNNNNNNNNNNNNNNNNNNNNNNNNNNNNNNNNNNNNNNNNNNNNNNNNNNNNNNNNNNNNNNNNNNNNNNNNNNNNNNNNNNNNNNNNNNNNNNNNNNNNNNNNNNNNNNNNNNNNNNNNNNNNNNNNNNNNNNNNNNNNNNNNNNNNNNNNNNNNNNNNNNNNNNNNNNNNNNNNNNNNNNNNNNNNNNNNNNNNNNNNNNNNNNNNNNNNNNNNNNNNNNNNNNNNNNNNNNNNNNNNNNNNNNNNNNNNNNNNNNNNNNNNNNNNNNNNNNNNNNNNNNNNNNNNNNNNNNNNNNNNNNNNNNNNNNNNNNNNNNNNNNNNNNNNNNNNNNNNNNNNNNNNNNNNNNNNNNNNNNNNNNNNNNNNNNNNNNNNNNNNNNNNNNNNNNNNNNNNNNNNNNNNNNNNNNNNNNNNNNNNNNNNNNNNNNNNNNNNNNNNNNNNNNNNNNNNNNNNNNNNNNNNNNNNNNNNNNNNNNNNNNNNNNNNNNNNNNNNNNNNNNNNNNNNNNNNNNNNNNNNNNNNNNNNNNNNNNNNNNNNNNNNNNNNNNNNNNNNNNNNNNNNNNNNNNNNNNNNNNNNNNNNNNNNNNNNNNNNNNNNNNNNNNNNNNNNNNNNNNNNNNNNNNNNNNNNNNNNNNNNNNNNNNNNNNNNNNNNNNNNNNNNNNNNNNNNNNNNNNNNNNNNNNNNNNNNNNNNNNNNNNNNNNNNNNNNNNNNNNNNNNNNNNNNNNNNNNNNNNNNNNNNNNNNNNNNNNNNNNNNNNNNNNNNNNNNNNNNNNNNNNNNNNNNNNNNNNNNNNNNNNNNNNNNNNNNNNNNNNNNNNNNNNNNNNNNNNNNNNNNNNNNNNNNNNNNNNNNNNNNNNNNNNNNNNNNNNNNNNNNNNNNNNNNNNNNNNNNNNNNNNNNNNNNNNNTGAATAACGCCTATggttcttggcgttggcaacgccctcgagctcCTCTTCAAGGCTTCATTCttgttgcttggcgttgccttgaataacgccAGTGaagtagcacgttggcaacgtgctcgagcttcCTGGCTGGGTAAAGTTCCTTGTTTGTGTGGCGTTGCCTAGGGACACGCCTAtggttcctggcgttggcaacgccctcgaagcTCCTTCATGGCCCAAGTTCCTTGCTTGTGTGTGTTGTCCATAGTAACTCACtcctttctccaagttggcaacgccaacttctcttcCAAGGCTGCCTGGCGTTACCTTCAACAACGCAGCCTattcctcaagttggcaacgccaactttgcttccaAAGCTGCCTGGCGTTGCCTCCAACAACGCACCACattcctcaagttggcaacgccaacNNNNNNNNNNNNNNNNNNNNNNNNNNNNNNNNNNNNNNNNNNNNNNNNNNNNNNNNNNNNNNNNNNNNNNNNNNNNNNNNNNNNNNNNNNNNNNNNNNNNNNNNNNNNNNNNNNNNNNNNNNNNNNNNNNNNNNNNNNNNNNNNNNNNNNNNNNNNNNNNNNNNNNNNNNNNNNNNNNNNNNNNNNNNNNNNNNNNNNNNNNNNNNNNNNNNNNNNNNNNNNNNNNNNNNNNNNNNNNNNNNNNNNNNNNNNNNNNNNNNNNNNNNNNNNNNNNNNNNNNNNNNNNNNNNNNNNNNNNNNNNNNNNNNNNNNNNNNNNNNNNNNNNNNNNNNNNNNNNNNNNNNNNNNNNNNNNNNNNNNNNNNNNNNNNNNNNNNNNNNNNNNNNNNNNNNNNNNNNNNNNNNNNNNNNNNNNNNNNNNNNNNNNNNNNNNNNNNNNNNNNNNNNNNNNNNNNNNNNNNNNNNNNNNNNNNNNNNNNNNNNNNNNNNNNNNNNNNNNNNNNNNNNNNNNNNNNNNNNNNNNNNNNNNNNNNNNNNNNNNNNNNNNNNNNNNNNNNNNNNNNNNNNNNNNNNNNNNNNNNNNNNNNNNNNNNNNNNNNNNNNNNNNNNNNNNNNNNNNNNNNNNNNNNNNNNNNNNNNNNNNNNNNNNNNNNNNNNNNNNNNNNNNNNNNNNNNNNNNNNNNNNNNNNNNNNNNNNNNNNNNNNNNNNNNNNNNNNNNNNNNNNNNNNNNNNNNNNNNNNNNNNNNNNNNNNNNNNNNNNNNNNNNNNNNNNNNNNNNNNNNNNNNNNNNNNNNNNNNNNNNNNNNNNNNNNNNNNNNNNNNNNNNNNNNNNNNNNNNNNNNNNNNNNNNNNNNNNNNNNNNNNNNNNNNNNNNNNNNNNNNNNNNNNNNNNNNNNNNNNNNNNNNNNNNNNNNNNNNNNNNNNNNNNNNNNNNNNNNNNNNNNNNNNNNNNNNNNNNNNNNNNNNNNNNNNNNNNNNNNNNNNNNNNNNNNNNNNNNNNNNNNNNNNNNNNNNNNNNNNNNNNNNNNNNNNNNNNNNNNNNNNNNNNNNNNNNNNNNNNNNNNNNNNNNNNNNNNNNNNNNNNNNNNNNNNNNNNNNNNNNNNNNNNNNNNNNNNNNNNNNNNNNNNNNNNNNNNNNNNNNNNNNNNNNNNNNNNNNNNNNNNNNNNNNNNNNNNNNNNNNNNNNNNNNNNNNNNNNNNNNNNNNNNNNNNNNNNNNNNNNNNNNNNNNNNNNNNNNNNNNNNNNNNNNNNNNNNNNNNNNNNNNNNNNNNNNNNNNNNNNNNNNNNNNNNNNNNNNNNNNNNNNNNNNNNNNNNNNNNNNNNNNNNNNNNNNNNNNNNNNNNNNNNNNNNNNNNNNNNNNNNNNNNNNNNNNNNNNNNNNNNNNNNNNNNNNNNNNNNNNNNNNNNNNNNNNNNNNNNNNNNNNNNNNNNNNNNNNNNNNNNNNNNNNNNNNNNNNNNNNNNNNNNNNNNNNNNNNNNNNNNNNNNNNNNNNNNNNNNNNNNNNNNNNNNNNNNNNNNNNNNNNNNNNNNNNNNNNNNNNNNNNNNNNNNNNNNNNNNNNNNNNNNNNNNNNNNNNNNNNNNNNNNNNNNNNNNNNNNNNNNNNNNNNNNNNNNNNNNNNNNNNNNNNNNNNNNNNNNNNNNNNNNNNNNNNNNNNNNNNNNNNNNNNNNNNNNNNNNNNNNNNNNNNNNNNNNNNNNNNNNNNNNNNNNNNNNNNNNNNNNNNNNNNNNNNNNNNNNNNNNNNNNNNNNNNNNNNNNNNNNNNNNNNNNNNNNNNNNNNNNNNNNNNNNNNNNNNNNNNNNNNNNNNNNNNNNNNNNNNNNNNNNNNNNNNNNNNNNNNNNNNNNNNNNNNNNNNNNNNNNNNNNNNNNNNNNNNNNNNNNNNNNNNNNNNNNNNNNNNNNNNNNNNNNNNNNNNNNNNNNNNNNNNNNNNNNNNNNNNNNNNNNNNNNNNNNNNNNNNNNNNNNNNNNNNNNNNNNNNNNNNNNNNNNNNNNNNNNNNNNNNNNNNNNNNNNNNNNNNNNNNNNNNNNNNNNNNNNNNNNNNNNNNNNNNNNNNNNNNNNNNNNNNNNNNNNNNNNNNNNNNNNNNNNNNNNNNNNNNNNNNNNNNNNNNNNNNNNNNNNNNNNNNNNNNNNNNNNNNNNNNNNNNNNNNNNNNNNNNNNNNNNNNNNNNNNNNNNNNNNNNNNNNNNNNNNNNNNNNNNNNNNNNNNNNNNNNNNNNNNNNNNNNNNNNNNNNNNNNNNNNNNNNNNNNNNNNNNNNNNNNNNNNNNNNNNNNNNNNNNNNNNNNNNNNNNNNNNNNNNNNNNNNNNNNNNNNNNNNNNNNNNNNNNNNNNNNNNNNNNNNNNNNNNNNNNNNNNNNNNNNNNNNNNNNNNNNNNNNNNNNNNNNNNNNNNNNNNNNNNNNNNNNNNNNNNNNNNNNNNNNNNNNNNNNNNNNNNNNNNNNNNNNNNNNNNNNNNNNNNNNNNNNNNNNNNNNNNNNNNNNNNNNNNNNNNNNNNNNNNNNNNNNNNNNNNNNNNNNNNNNNNNNNNNNNNNNNNNNNNNNNNNNNNNNNNNNNNNNNNNNNNNNNNNNNNNNNNNNNNNNNNNNNNNNNNNNNNNNNNNNNNNNNNNNNNNNNNNNNNNNNNNNNNNNNNNNNNNNNNNNNNNNNNNNNNNNNNNNNNNNNNNNNNNNNNNNNNNNNNNNNNNNNNNNNNNNNNNNNNNNNNNNNNNNNNNNNNNNNNNNNNNNNNNNNNNNNNNNNNNNNNNNNNNNNNNNNNNNNNNNNNNNNNNNNNNNNNNNNNNNNNNNNNNNNNNNNNNNNNNNNNNNNNNNNNNNNNNNNNNNNNNNNNNNNNNNNNNNNNNNNNNNNNNNNNNNNNNNNNNNNNNNNNNNNNNNNNNNNNNNNNNNNNNNNNNNNNNNNNNNNNNNNNNNNNNNNNNNNNNNNNNNNNNNNNNNNNNNNNNNNNNNNNNNNNNNNNNNNNNNNNNNNNNNNNNNNNNNNNNNNNNNNNNNNNNNNNNNNNNNNNNNNNNNNNNNNNNNNNNNNNNNNNNNNNNNNNNNNNNNNNNNNNNNNNNNNNNNNNNNNNNNNNNNNNNNNNNNNNNNNNNNNNNNNNNNNNNNNNNNNNNNNNNNNNNNNNNNNNNNNNNNNNNNNNNNNNNNNNNNNNNN
The genomic region above belongs to Arachis duranensis cultivar V14167 chromosome 3, aradu.V14167.gnm2.J7QH, whole genome shotgun sequence and contains:
- the LOC110278586 gene encoding uncharacterized protein LOC110278586 translates to MAFQIGKRKSNYKHMLEIMIVLIIKLEENAKFLLRQGLAFRGDDESHNSNNQEIDRVFKNARANLKLVAPKIQKDIVKAAASETTKVIIDDLGDDLFAVLVDEAQDIFVKEKMAICLRLSNIVGASCIRKDMLRESQMQKTIVALQNGDVSSGRGLNQQITLKRVDDTRWGSHYSIILSLISIFSSVVEVLEVIEEDGNNPEQRAEACQLLNHIQSFEFVFNLHLMKSILGVTNESSQALQRSDQDIINATTLVKVSKQQLQSIRDDGWSSLLNEVSLFCDSHNILVPNMNDIFVTQGRSWRKIQKVSNLHYFQVELFYQVVDRQLQELNNRFTEINAELLLCIACLNPSDSFFAFDKKLFRLVEFYPHEFSSTKLLALYSQLENFILDMRLDDQLSNINGISGLSQKLVETKKHIVYLLVFLILKLALILPVATTSVERIFSAMNIIKSRLCNRMGDEWLNDCLIRLLEEALTPTLVNSHLSSYSEEDFEEDVEIVSDTSDDSGDMSEELQGLPTTIGVFGRCDRHEIEAEETIAKCQGKEDLIFHKFNGVEGLQVEDILKMEFCTPEEARCFYNSYSRLKGFATRQGKKVPNKAGEIVRYTFVCNRQGFREKK